The window ACGACGTTCGTCTTGAGCCGTTTGAAGTGTTTCCGGGTCGCACGGACCAGCCCGTGCCACCGGTCGTAGGTCGTCTTCTCGGCGCGGTCGTAATCGGTATCGGGCTCGTCGGTGACGAGGTGTTCCGCCTCGACGATCGGCGGGCAGGCGTCGGCGACGGCGTCGCTGTCGTATCCCCGATACTGCATCGGGATCCCGAAAAAGCCCGCGTAGCCGTGGGTCTCGTACGGCCCCTGGTCCTCGACGTGACGGCGGATGATCTCCGAGCGCGTGTCGATACAGAACACGAGCTGTGCCGCCGGCCGCTCGCCGTCGCCGTGGGACGACTCCGTGACCGAATCGTCGATCCCCTCGAGGAGGCGGCGTCGGTAGCTCTTCTCCCAGGCGGTCAGCCAGACCTCCGGCAGGGGGACGTCCTCCTCCGCGTCGTCGGGGTCGGTGTCGTCGGGTTCGATCGGCGCGTCCAGCAACTCGGAAAGCGTCAGCCGCACCGCCAGGTACTCCGCCATCGTGATCGGGTACGTCTCCTGCCACGCATCGTCGTCGTCGACGCGTTGCTTGACGAACCCGCTCCAGCCCGGCAGCGCGGCCAGGTGGTGCTCGAGGATGTCGACCCAGCGTCCCTCGGGATAGTCGCCGAGCACGGACTCGAGGGCCTCGATCGCCGTTTCGGGTAGATCGTCGGCGTCGTCACAGCCGGGCACGTCCCCGTCGTGTGGCGCCACCTGACGCCAGGCGGCGTAGAACCCGTCTTCGCGGTTCGGCATCGGCCAGGTCGCCTCCCCCTCGTCGAGGAAGGCGGCCAGCCACTTCGACAGCACGCGGTCGACGGCCGCCGTCGCGTCGTCGGTCTCGCCGCCGCGGTCGCGCTCGGCCTCGGCCGCGGCCAGCTCGTCCAACAGCGCCTCGGGCTCCTCGTCGATGCCGTGGGCCTCGAGTTCCTCCCGGAGCACGTCCGGAGCGATCCGACCGTCCTCCCAGGCCTGCCGGAAGACGGACGGGTGTGGGTAGCCGCGGCCACCGAACAGGCGTTCGCCCTCGGCGACGGCCCGGTGAAACGGCTCGTCCTCGAACCCCGAGAGGGGGTTGGCCGTGACGAACGAGTGCAGCCGCCAGACCGAACCGATGCGGGCTGCCGCGCGGTCGATACTCGTCTCGATACGACGGCGGTCGTCGGATTCACGCGTCATGGTAGTCCTCCGTGTTGGTGAGTACGGTGTCGGGGTCTGGCTGGGAGACGTTCAGCAGGGCGACGTAGAGGCGCTCGCTCGAGCGGTGCCAGCCGAACTCCGCCACGAGGTAGGCGCCGACGAACAGCGCAACGACGAGGAAGTGTGCGACCGTCATCTCGGTCGAGACGTAGGTCATCGGCACGTCCGACAGCATCGTCGAGACCGCGTTGAACGTCACGGCGTAGCCGCCGATGGCAGTCAGGACGACGAGCGGGACGCTGAGGAACCTGACCGACGTCGGCAGCGTCGACCGCCGGAGGATGTCGCGGGCCGCGGTCAGCGTCGTCAGGACAACGACGAGCGTCAGTACGGTCCCGCTGTTCAGCTCGAACCCGGTCGCTTTCCCGGTGAGCACGCCGAACAGGATGCCACCGCCGACGGCCGTCACCAGGCTGACGGCTACACCCGGGAAGCCGAGGTGAGTCCGCTCGGCGCTCGTGGGCGCCGTCTGTTCGACCACGGCGCCCGACGACAGGAAGAGGTAGGCCTTGTAGAACCCGTGAATGATGAGGTGGGCGATCGCAGCGGCGAAAAAGCCGAGACCACACTGCAGTATCATAAAGCCCATCTGCGCGACGGTCGAGCTGCCGAGTTCGCGTTTGACGTCCGTCTGGACGAGCAACATCGCCTGCCCGAGCACGGCGCTGAACGCGCCGACGAGGACGACGACCGACATGATCAACGTCCCGTCGGCGAGCAGCGGGGCGAACCTGGTCAGCAGGATGCCGCCCGCGTTGACGAAGCCGGCGTGCATGAGAGCCGATGCCGGCGTCGGCGCCGTCATCGACGAGAGCAGCCAGTTGTGGAACGGGAACAGCGCCGACTGGATGAGCGCCGCCAGCACGATCCCGCCGGCAGCGACGAGCACGACCGTCCGCGAGAGGTCCCCGATCCCCTCGAGGACGCCGGTGAGGGTGGCCGCGCCGGTCGCCCAGACCAGCAGCGCGACGGCGCCGGCAAGCAGGGCGCTACTGGCCAGGAAGTAGCGGCGGGCGACGCGGCCGGCGGCCCGGGCCTGCGGCCAGTCGCGAACGTGGGCGATGAGCGAGGCCATGGCCAGCCCCATCGCCAGCCACGCGGCCACGAACAGCGCGACGTGGTTCGCCGCGGTCATCGTCATGACGGCGACGGTGAACCCAAACACGCGGCCGAAGAACCGTTCGACGTCGCGATCGCCGGCCATGTAGCGCCGCGAGTAGCTGTGGACGATCCCGCTAAAGAACGTGACCACAACCCACATGATCGCGGTCAGCCCGTCCACCCACAGGAGCGTCCCGAACTCCCAGCCTGCTCCGCCCCGGATCGCCAGTGCGAGGACCCCGAGGCTGGCGAGAAAGAGCGTCCAGACCGCCCAGGTCGACGCTCGCGCCACGGCCGAACTCGGCGGGGTCGGTTCGGGGCGCTGTGCGACGTCGTCGATCGTCGTTGTGTCCTCGGTCATGTCTCGGTGACTCCGACCAGCACGGGACCGGCTCCCGTCACGACGTGTCGTTCGTGGCAACACTTGCGCAACTGGTCGCTTCTACACCATACACGAACAGGATGGTTATTATGTCCTTCGGTACGAACAAATCGTTCGTTATCATCAGTACGAAAGATGATGAGGGACCGAATCCGGCCGCTCGAGCGCCGAGCGGCTCGCTTTCGGAAAATCGCAAGCCGGAGTAGTCACCGGTCGTCGGGAGACGGACACGCCGCCGACGGCGTCAGGAAGAGAACTCGTCGAACGCCGTCGATCGGTGGCTGCGAACGAGCACTTCGTCGGTGATCGTCAGTCCCATGTCGGCGATCCGTTGTGCGATCGGGGTGACGTCCCTGTCGGTTTCGCCGACGACGGTTACGAGGAGGTTCCGCTCGCCCCTCACCAGTTCCTGCACCGAGATGACTCCCGGGATCGACAGCAGGTCCTCGATATACTCCCCCCGTTCGGAGATGGGTGCCGTACAGAAGAGCAGCATCCGGATCGGGTAGCCGGACTTCGTGTAATCGATGTTCGCGCTGTAGCCTTTGATCACCCCCTCCGACTCCAGTCGCTGGATGCGTTTGCGGACCGTGCTCGAGGAGGCGTCGGTCCGTTCGGCGATCTCGCTCGAAGAGAGGTTCCGCGCCTCCTCCTGTAACGCGTAGAGGATCTCCTGGTCGACCGCGTCGAGCTCGTACTCCGACATACACTCCCGTTGGCCGCGGCCGCTATAAGGAACTTCGGCCCACAAGGCTTCGAATACTTATACTGGGAGCCGAAAGGAACACGCATGCGAGAACGACTCGAGTCGGATCTGGGGTTCTACTACGCCGTTGGCGGCTTCATCATCGCGGTGTTCGTCGTCGGCATGGTGGTCTTCGCAGCGATCAACCCCGGCGGCGTGGGCACGGTGGAGCTGGTCGGGCTCTCGGTTGGCTTTTTCCTGTTCATGCTGGTGTATTTCATCGCGATCTCTGTGCAGCGTCTCGAGGGCGGGGACAGCATCTGAGACGGTAAGCAGCCGGGATCGGACAGATCCGGAGACGATCCCGGAGTCGCAGGGTTTATACGTTCCGGGCAGTTCTCTTTAGAAGCAATGGCGCAAGGAACCGTTGATTTCTTCAACGACACTGGCGGCTACGGATTCATCGAAACTGAGGACGCGGACGAGGACGTCTTCTTCCACATGGAAGACATCGGCGGCCCGGACCTCGAAGAAGGTCAGGAACTCGAGTTCGACATCGAGCAGGCCCCCAAGGGCCCGCGCGCGACGAACGTCGAGCGCCTGTAAGGCGAATTCGCAGCGGTATCGGCTCTTGATTGCAGTATTTTACACCGACCAGCGGTAGCCATCTCCTGCGACGTGATCGACCCGAGAACGCGTAGCGTTTAGTGGCTTCGCCGCGGACCGACGGACATGGCAGACACAGAGGCAGATCCCGAACCCCTGATCCGCTCGAGCGAGGAGATCGAGTACGAGTCAATCGACGCCGCTGAGGGCCTCCGGAAAGGCGTCCTGATCGACGAGACCGACGGCGCGCCGACGTTCGCGATCCGACGGTTCGTCCTCGAGCCCGGAGCCGAGGTACCGCCTCACACGAACGAGGTCGAACA of the Halobiforma lacisalsi AJ5 genome contains:
- a CDS encoding proton-conducting transporter transmembrane domain-containing protein translates to MTEDTTTIDDVAQRPEPTPPSSAVARASTWAVWTLFLASLGVLALAIRGGAGWEFGTLLWVDGLTAIMWVVVTFFSGIVHSYSRRYMAGDRDVERFFGRVFGFTVAVMTMTAANHVALFVAAWLAMGLAMASLIAHVRDWPQARAAGRVARRYFLASSALLAGAVALLVWATGAATLTGVLEGIGDLSRTVVLVAAGGIVLAALIQSALFPFHNWLLSSMTAPTPASALMHAGFVNAGGILLTRFAPLLADGTLIMSVVVLVGAFSAVLGQAMLLVQTDVKRELGSSTVAQMGFMILQCGLGFFAAAIAHLIIHGFYKAYLFLSSGAVVEQTAPTSAERTHLGFPGVAVSLVTAVGGGILFGVLTGKATGFELNSGTVLTLVVVLTTLTAARDILRRSTLPTSVRFLSVPLVVLTAIGGYAVTFNAVSTMLSDVPMTYVSTEMTVAHFLVVALFVGAYLVAEFGWHRSSERLYVALLNVSQPDPDTVLTNTEDYHDA
- a CDS encoding Lrp/AsnC family transcriptional regulator — protein: MSEYELDAVDQEILYALQEEARNLSSSEIAERTDASSSTVRKRIQRLESEGVIKGYSANIDYTKSGYPIRMLLFCTAPISERGEYIEDLLSIPGVISVQELVRGERNLLVTVVGETDRDVTPIAQRIADMGLTITDEVLVRSHRSTAFDEFSS
- a CDS encoding cold-shock protein gives rise to the protein MAQGTVDFFNDTGGYGFIETEDADEDVFFHMEDIGGPDLEEGQELEFDIEQAPKGPRATNVERL